Proteins encoded by one window of Taeniopygia guttata chromosome 1A, bTaeGut7.mat, whole genome shotgun sequence:
- the GSAP gene encoding gamma-secretase-activating protein isoform X1, whose translation MLLRLAPEFELRRDVVPWLVERGCAAALDTSENSSAPYVVNIERNGKIIYTWKGNQRNTHIGLYDLQTKQNEHLYMFEKNLHIISCSINNERTLLAVSFCQYTEEERASQLLQSVSKYLTLLIEIHPINNVRVLKAVDSCVRVQFLYPVEGRSASRESRLLLVSEDKYIEQFDIHVVAEEENTVVIQKSGQLPRAKVVDDLVWAQWDMMEQRLFYIVPKESKSTLRCVQFYPEENFNSILESHLDIAVNDTQLKLVNFGYDYCQDQGVASKSLNLQVFTSKAGGLCVCCSLVSDIPHEIIYSIYFLHKGYNKTFTVSLERTESHQLKEVAFMNLGYYVAAYLPGQFLHLLNIQHPDMLCYSLFLTGEDARIGTLQNCSIRSPWVSTVLDCNAGSLYNVSISDSALLQFLQKSKLDCERLAALHCALLYFQHTEVLERQIIRWISENLSTCHSFDPIQEFIIASLYCRMCPETQNLDKLLPYTSLHDWIGVVPGVICATDIISLPVLEFQNSKGFWEKLNANLESVKYAEPHLHYHSNVLRREWRSLSEEREERRTTAYLRNIFENAKKVLSHLDTWDSETRLVPLFEEEDYQQQLLMGLMVAQLKDHLMRHLQYVGKKKIDQIVLDYVANLLNLVHRIMKEVWRRYQLHSCIFCFDERGSAGEFAVFHIMSRILEAANGMCMPLPPGFHTLHLGLGVRCLPLHTLLHYIDNGILQLTETCVRKLLKDLDDTEQNEKLKFSILMRLPEALGQKVRQYWNHPINANLIARKYVKLLLEKLGNRQCSRPIPERLSIPVEFLPLNYLTNMLAEIENQGVHPYEKQDHVNARFVEETALKHTMTLLGLKYS comes from the exons CACCTCTATATGTTTGAGAAGAATCTGCACATAATCAGCTGTTCAATCAACAATGAAAGAACCTTATTGG CAGTCAGCTTCTGTCAATATACAGAGGAAGAAAGAGCAAGTCAGCTCTTACAGTCAG tatCCAAGTATTTAACCTTGCTAATTGAAATTCATCCCATTAATAATGTGAGAGTCCTAAAGGCTGTGGATAGCTGTGTTCGAGTGCAG TTTCTTTATCCAGTTGAAGGCAGAAGTGCTTCTAGAGAAAGTCGTCTCTTGCTAGTTTCAGAAGATAAAT atattgAACAATTTGACATTCATGTTGttgcagaagaagaaaacacagtg GTGATTCAAAAGTCAGGTCAGCTTCCAAGAGCCAAAGTTGTAGATGACCTCGTTTGGGCACAGTGGGATATGATGGAGCAAAGACTCTTCTACATTGTTCCAAAG GAATCAAAGAGTACTTTAAGGTGTGTCCAGTTTTATCCTGAGGAAAATTTTAACTCAATA CTGGAATCACACCTGGATATTGCTGTAAATGACACACAATTAAA ACTTGTGAATTTTGGATATGATTACTGTCAAGATCAAGGTGTTGCATCTAAATCTTTGAACCTTCAGGTTTTCACAAGTAAAGCAG gaggcttgtgtgtgtgttgcagtCTAGTCTCTGATATTCCTCATGAGATAATATACTCCatatattttttacataaaG gTTATAACAAAACTTTTACAGTTTCTCTAGAAAGAACAGAATCTCATCAATTGAAGGAAGTGGCTTTTATGAATCTTG GCTATTATGTGGCTGCTTATTTGCCTGGCCAGTTCCTGCACCTCCTGAACATTCAACATCCTGACATGCTGTGCTATAGTTTATTTCTGACAG GTGAGGATGCAAGAATTGGCACGTTACAAAACTGTTCCATCCGGTCCCCATGGGTGTCAACAGTCCTGGATTGCAATGCAGGAAGTCTGTACAATGTGAGCATCAGTGACAGTGCCTTGCTGCAGTTCCTACAGAAGAGCAAACTAGACTGTGAGAGATTGGCAGCTCTGCATTGTGCCCTGCTCTACTTCCAACACACAGAAGTCTTGGAAAGACAG ATTATTCGGTGGATTTCTGAGAACCTGTCAACGTGTCATTCTTTTGACCCCATTCAAGAATTTATCATTG CCTCCCTGTACTGCAGAATGTGTCCAGAAACTCAGAACCTGGATAAACTCCTGCCCTACacatcactgcatgactggATTGGG GTTGTCCCTGGAGTAATATGTGCCACAGACATTATTTCTCTACCTGTGTTAGAG TTCCAAAACTCCAAAGGCTTCTGGGAGAAACTCAACGCAAACTTGGAGAGTGTGAAGTATGCAGAGCCACACTTGCACTACCACAGCAACGTGCTCAGGAGGGAATGGCGTAGCCTTTCAGAAGAG AGGGAGGAGAGAAGAACCACAGCATATTTGaggaatatttttgaaaatgccAAGAA GGTGCTTTCTCATCTGGACACTTGGGACTCTG AGACGAGGCTGGTCCCTCTCTTTGAAGAGGAGGATTATCAGCAGCAGTTGCTCATGGGACTG ATGGTTGCACAGCTGAAGGATCACCTTATGAGACATCTGCAATATGTTGGAAAAAAGAAGATTGACCAAATAGTTTTGGATTACGTTGCAAACCTG ctGAATCTGGTGCATCGAATAATGAAAGAAGTTTGGAGGAGATACCAGCTTCATTCCTGTATCTTCTGCTT TGATGAGAGAGGAAGTGCAGGAGAGTTTGCGGTGTTCCACATCATGAGTCGGATTCTGGAAGCAGCAAATGGCATGTGCATGCCTTTACCTCCTG GTTTTCACACTCTGCACCTGGGTCTTGGTGTCCGATGTCTCCCTCTGCACACCCTCCTGCACTATATTGACAATGGCATCTTGCAATTGACAGAAACCTGTGTCAGGAAATTGCTGAAAG ATCTTGATGACACTGAACAGAATGAAAAGCTGAAGTTTAGTATTTTGATGAGGCTTCCAGAG GCTCTTGGTCAAAAGGTTCGCCAGTACTGGAATCACCCaataaatgcaaatttaatAGCACGAAAATATGTGAAACTTTTGCTCGAGAAGCTGGGAAACAGGCAG TGCAGCAGACCTATCCCTGAAAGACTCTCCATCCCTGTGGAGTTCTTGCCACTGAACTACCTGACTAATATGCTGGCAGAGATAGAGAATCAAG GTGTGCATCCATATGAAAAACAAGACCATGTAAATGCAAGATTTGTAGAGGAAACAGCACTCAAGCACACTATGACACTTCTGGGTCTCAAATACTCCTGA
- the GSAP gene encoding gamma-secretase-activating protein isoform X3: protein MLLRLAPEFELRRDVVPWLVERGCAAALDTSENSSAPYVVNIERNGKIIYTWKGNQRNTHIGLYDLQTKQNEHLYMFEKNLHIISCSINNERTLLAVSFCQYTEEERASQLLQSVSKYLTLLIEIHPINNVRVLKAVDSCVRVQFLYPVEGRSASRESRLLLVSEDKYIEQFDIHVVAEEENTVVIQKSGQLPRAKVVDDLVWAQWDMMEQRLFYIVPKESKSTLRCVQFYPEENFNSILESHLDIAVNDTQLKLVNFGYDYCQDQGVASKSLNLQVFTSKAGGLCVCCSLVSDIPHEIIYSIYFLHKGYNKTFTVSLERTESHQLKEVAFMNLGYYVAAYLPGQFLHLLNIQHPDMLCYSLFLTGEDARIGTLQNCSIRSPWVSTVLDCNAGSLYNVSISDSALLQFLQKSKLDCERLAALHCALLYFQHTEVLERQIIRWISENLSTCHSFDPIQEFIIASLYCRMCPETQNLDKLLPYTSLHDWIGVVPGVICATDIISLPVLEFQNSKGFWEKLNANLESVKYAEPHLHYHSNVLRREWRSLSEEREERRTTAYLRNIFENAKKVLSHLDTWDSETRLVPLFEEEDYQQQLLMGLMVAQLKDHLMRHLQYVGKKKIDQIVLDYVANLAQLQRSRRQTPFGFEFPQEEEDCVILLHRRGSERQQDQVSLPFLLCSWFFSLTFFGFEVFPVEIAKGAEHLWFQITLGELQFPWHHCLEL from the exons CACCTCTATATGTTTGAGAAGAATCTGCACATAATCAGCTGTTCAATCAACAATGAAAGAACCTTATTGG CAGTCAGCTTCTGTCAATATACAGAGGAAGAAAGAGCAAGTCAGCTCTTACAGTCAG tatCCAAGTATTTAACCTTGCTAATTGAAATTCATCCCATTAATAATGTGAGAGTCCTAAAGGCTGTGGATAGCTGTGTTCGAGTGCAG TTTCTTTATCCAGTTGAAGGCAGAAGTGCTTCTAGAGAAAGTCGTCTCTTGCTAGTTTCAGAAGATAAAT atattgAACAATTTGACATTCATGTTGttgcagaagaagaaaacacagtg GTGATTCAAAAGTCAGGTCAGCTTCCAAGAGCCAAAGTTGTAGATGACCTCGTTTGGGCACAGTGGGATATGATGGAGCAAAGACTCTTCTACATTGTTCCAAAG GAATCAAAGAGTACTTTAAGGTGTGTCCAGTTTTATCCTGAGGAAAATTTTAACTCAATA CTGGAATCACACCTGGATATTGCTGTAAATGACACACAATTAAA ACTTGTGAATTTTGGATATGATTACTGTCAAGATCAAGGTGTTGCATCTAAATCTTTGAACCTTCAGGTTTTCACAAGTAAAGCAG gaggcttgtgtgtgtgttgcagtCTAGTCTCTGATATTCCTCATGAGATAATATACTCCatatattttttacataaaG gTTATAACAAAACTTTTACAGTTTCTCTAGAAAGAACAGAATCTCATCAATTGAAGGAAGTGGCTTTTATGAATCTTG GCTATTATGTGGCTGCTTATTTGCCTGGCCAGTTCCTGCACCTCCTGAACATTCAACATCCTGACATGCTGTGCTATAGTTTATTTCTGACAG GTGAGGATGCAAGAATTGGCACGTTACAAAACTGTTCCATCCGGTCCCCATGGGTGTCAACAGTCCTGGATTGCAATGCAGGAAGTCTGTACAATGTGAGCATCAGTGACAGTGCCTTGCTGCAGTTCCTACAGAAGAGCAAACTAGACTGTGAGAGATTGGCAGCTCTGCATTGTGCCCTGCTCTACTTCCAACACACAGAAGTCTTGGAAAGACAG ATTATTCGGTGGATTTCTGAGAACCTGTCAACGTGTCATTCTTTTGACCCCATTCAAGAATTTATCATTG CCTCCCTGTACTGCAGAATGTGTCCAGAAACTCAGAACCTGGATAAACTCCTGCCCTACacatcactgcatgactggATTGGG GTTGTCCCTGGAGTAATATGTGCCACAGACATTATTTCTCTACCTGTGTTAGAG TTCCAAAACTCCAAAGGCTTCTGGGAGAAACTCAACGCAAACTTGGAGAGTGTGAAGTATGCAGAGCCACACTTGCACTACCACAGCAACGTGCTCAGGAGGGAATGGCGTAGCCTTTCAGAAGAG AGGGAGGAGAGAAGAACCACAGCATATTTGaggaatatttttgaaaatgccAAGAA GGTGCTTTCTCATCTGGACACTTGGGACTCTG AGACGAGGCTGGTCCCTCTCTTTGAAGAGGAGGATTATCAGCAGCAGTTGCTCATGGGACTG ATGGTTGCACAGCTGAAGGATCACCTTATGAGACATCTGCAATATGTTGGAAAAAAGAAGATTGACCAAATAGTTTTGGATTACGTTGCAAACCTG gctcagctgcagaggagcagaagaCAGACACCATTTGGATTTGAGTTTcctcaggaggaggaggactgTGTCATACTACTGCACAGGAGGGGATCTGAAAGACAGCAAGATCAAGTCtcacttccttttctcctttgctcCTGGTTCTTTTCTTTGACTTTCTTTGGCTTTGAAGTCTTTCCTGTAGAAATAGCCAAGGGAGCTGAGCACTTGTGGTTCCAAATTACTTTAGGGGAACTTCAGTTTCCTTGGCATCATTGCCTGGAACTGTAG
- the GSAP gene encoding gamma-secretase-activating protein isoform X2 has protein sequence MLLRLAPEFELRRDVVPWLVERGCAAALDTSENSSAPYVVNIERNGKIIYTWKGNQRNTHIGLYDLQTKQNEHLYMFEKNLHIISCSINNERTLLAVSFCQYTEEERASQLLQSVSKYLTLLIEIHPINNVRVLKAVDSCVRVQFLYPVEGRSASRESRLLLVSEDKYIEQFDIHVVAEEENTVVIQKSGQLPRAKVVDDLVWAQWDMMEQRLFYIVPKESKSTLRCVQFYPEENFNSILESHLDIAVNDTQLKLVNFGYDYCQDQGVASKSLNLQVFTSKAGGLCVCCSLVSDIPHEIIYSIYFLHKGYNKTFTVSLERTESHQLKEVAFMNLGYYVAAYLPGQFLHLLNIQHPDMLCYSLFLTGEDARIGTLQNCSIRSPWVSTVLDCNAGSLYNVSISDSALLQFLQKSKLDCERLAALHCALLYFQHTEVLERQIIRWISENLSTCHSFDPIQEFIIASLYCRMCPETQNLDKLLPYTSLHDWIGVVPGVICATDIISLPVLEFQNSKGFWEKLNANLESVKYAEPHLHYHSNVLRREWRSLSEEREERRTTAYLRNIFENAKKVLSHLDTWDSETRLVPLFEEEDYQQQLLMGLMVAQLKDHLMRHLQYVGKKKIDQIVLDYVANLLNLVHRIMKEVWRRYQLHSCIFCFDERGSAGEFAVFHIMSRILEAANGMCMPLPPGFHTLHLGLGVRCLPLHTLLHYIDNGILQLTETCVRKLLKDLDDTEQNEKLKFSILMRLPECSRPIPERLSIPVEFLPLNYLTNMLAEIENQGVHPYEKQDHVNARFVEETALKHTMTLLGLKYS, from the exons CACCTCTATATGTTTGAGAAGAATCTGCACATAATCAGCTGTTCAATCAACAATGAAAGAACCTTATTGG CAGTCAGCTTCTGTCAATATACAGAGGAAGAAAGAGCAAGTCAGCTCTTACAGTCAG tatCCAAGTATTTAACCTTGCTAATTGAAATTCATCCCATTAATAATGTGAGAGTCCTAAAGGCTGTGGATAGCTGTGTTCGAGTGCAG TTTCTTTATCCAGTTGAAGGCAGAAGTGCTTCTAGAGAAAGTCGTCTCTTGCTAGTTTCAGAAGATAAAT atattgAACAATTTGACATTCATGTTGttgcagaagaagaaaacacagtg GTGATTCAAAAGTCAGGTCAGCTTCCAAGAGCCAAAGTTGTAGATGACCTCGTTTGGGCACAGTGGGATATGATGGAGCAAAGACTCTTCTACATTGTTCCAAAG GAATCAAAGAGTACTTTAAGGTGTGTCCAGTTTTATCCTGAGGAAAATTTTAACTCAATA CTGGAATCACACCTGGATATTGCTGTAAATGACACACAATTAAA ACTTGTGAATTTTGGATATGATTACTGTCAAGATCAAGGTGTTGCATCTAAATCTTTGAACCTTCAGGTTTTCACAAGTAAAGCAG gaggcttgtgtgtgtgttgcagtCTAGTCTCTGATATTCCTCATGAGATAATATACTCCatatattttttacataaaG gTTATAACAAAACTTTTACAGTTTCTCTAGAAAGAACAGAATCTCATCAATTGAAGGAAGTGGCTTTTATGAATCTTG GCTATTATGTGGCTGCTTATTTGCCTGGCCAGTTCCTGCACCTCCTGAACATTCAACATCCTGACATGCTGTGCTATAGTTTATTTCTGACAG GTGAGGATGCAAGAATTGGCACGTTACAAAACTGTTCCATCCGGTCCCCATGGGTGTCAACAGTCCTGGATTGCAATGCAGGAAGTCTGTACAATGTGAGCATCAGTGACAGTGCCTTGCTGCAGTTCCTACAGAAGAGCAAACTAGACTGTGAGAGATTGGCAGCTCTGCATTGTGCCCTGCTCTACTTCCAACACACAGAAGTCTTGGAAAGACAG ATTATTCGGTGGATTTCTGAGAACCTGTCAACGTGTCATTCTTTTGACCCCATTCAAGAATTTATCATTG CCTCCCTGTACTGCAGAATGTGTCCAGAAACTCAGAACCTGGATAAACTCCTGCCCTACacatcactgcatgactggATTGGG GTTGTCCCTGGAGTAATATGTGCCACAGACATTATTTCTCTACCTGTGTTAGAG TTCCAAAACTCCAAAGGCTTCTGGGAGAAACTCAACGCAAACTTGGAGAGTGTGAAGTATGCAGAGCCACACTTGCACTACCACAGCAACGTGCTCAGGAGGGAATGGCGTAGCCTTTCAGAAGAG AGGGAGGAGAGAAGAACCACAGCATATTTGaggaatatttttgaaaatgccAAGAA GGTGCTTTCTCATCTGGACACTTGGGACTCTG AGACGAGGCTGGTCCCTCTCTTTGAAGAGGAGGATTATCAGCAGCAGTTGCTCATGGGACTG ATGGTTGCACAGCTGAAGGATCACCTTATGAGACATCTGCAATATGTTGGAAAAAAGAAGATTGACCAAATAGTTTTGGATTACGTTGCAAACCTG ctGAATCTGGTGCATCGAATAATGAAAGAAGTTTGGAGGAGATACCAGCTTCATTCCTGTATCTTCTGCTT TGATGAGAGAGGAAGTGCAGGAGAGTTTGCGGTGTTCCACATCATGAGTCGGATTCTGGAAGCAGCAAATGGCATGTGCATGCCTTTACCTCCTG GTTTTCACACTCTGCACCTGGGTCTTGGTGTCCGATGTCTCCCTCTGCACACCCTCCTGCACTATATTGACAATGGCATCTTGCAATTGACAGAAACCTGTGTCAGGAAATTGCTGAAAG ATCTTGATGACACTGAACAGAATGAAAAGCTGAAGTTTAGTATTTTGATGAGGCTTCCAGAG TGCAGCAGACCTATCCCTGAAAGACTCTCCATCCCTGTGGAGTTCTTGCCACTGAACTACCTGACTAATATGCTGGCAGAGATAGAGAATCAAG GTGTGCATCCATATGAAAAACAAGACCATGTAAATGCAAGATTTGTAGAGGAAACAGCACTCAAGCACACTATGACACTTCTGGGTCTCAAATACTCCTGA